One Anaerolineae bacterium genomic region harbors:
- a CDS encoding Integrase, translating to MTQVSSRIHRNLSSLISQFLIDVCGGKTNETPMAYLGKLRYLERFLEEQQEQEITQEVIERFRIWLFTRETKIVGKKEVKGKLSPFTIKTVLTTVRHFLRWANEHGHLPKIILKNIKEPQPDPKAVSPNTFECMLEAALTTGEEWEKARNVALLYLLRDTGGRCGSIVNLRLDNIDLDRGSAVVLDKGGRYSWLFFTGKTIEAIQKWLEYRDTVTPKDVFLLLNSKGMPLNRQYIRRVLNELAKIGGVDKERHNPHSFRHAFARDLLLAGADLSQASQLLNHSTIVTTARYYARWSKKELAEIHHKYSPLNHQ from the coding sequence ATGACACAAGTTTCTTCACGCATTCACCGCAATCTCTCAAGTCTAATTTCCCAATTCCTTATAGATGTTTGTGGAGGAAAGACTAACGAAACGCCAATGGCTTATTTGGGGAAGCTACGATACCTCGAGCGGTTCCTAGAAGAACAGCAGGAGCAAGAAATTACCCAAGAAGTCATTGAACGGTTTCGAATTTGGTTATTTACACGTGAGACGAAGATTGTTGGTAAAAAAGAGGTAAAAGGCAAATTATCTCCCTTCACCATCAAGACAGTCTTGACAACCGTTCGACACTTTCTGCGGTGGGCAAATGAACATGGTCACTTGCCTAAAATCATCTTGAAAAACATCAAAGAACCGCAACCCGACCCAAAAGCAGTGTCTCCAAATACCTTTGAGTGCATGTTAGAAGCAGCTCTAACGACTGGTGAGGAGTGGGAAAAAGCACGAAATGTGGCATTGCTTTATTTGCTGCGTGATACGGGAGGGCGATGTGGCTCAATCGTCAATCTCAGACTGGACAATATTGATTTAGATCGAGGAAGTGCAGTCGTCTTAGATAAAGGTGGACGATATTCTTGGCTTTTCTTTACCGGGAAAACGATTGAAGCAATCCAGAAGTGGCTGGAGTACCGAGATACAGTAACACCGAAAGATGTTTTTCTGCTGCTAAATAGTAAAGGCATGCCTTTAAATCGCCAATATATTCGCAGAGTTCTAAATGAATTAGCAAAAATTGGCGGTGTTGATAAAGAAAGGCATAATCCCCATTCGTTTCGCCATGCTTTTGCACGTGACTTACTTCTCGCGGGTGCTGATTTATCGCAAGCTAGCCAGTTGCTCAATCATAGCACGATTGTAACCACCGCTCGATATTATGCTCGGTGGAGTAAGAAAGAACTAGCGGAAATCCACCACAAATATAGCCCCTTGAATCATCAGTAA
- a CDS encoding Mobile element protein, producing the protein MLPRYSHPKSPHHFTLPQLAACVLLMFYLDLSYRDMEEWLLASDRVCQELGLSRIPDHTTLQRTFQKLRRLDFEKMKNQLLEEIGVDEEGIACDSTGFSPGQASLYYQTRRGRLYRHWAKGVYAVGIASQFILSWRSGWGPGSDVAYLSGLRRDARRYGHYQGKRKGWVLLADAGFDGQTVGDDELIPPVRRGGSLLNPERRGRAERVSQARLDGLFGQRWKAETVNSVIKRKFGDTIRSRKRSLQRREPIVKGLVYNIHL; encoded by the coding sequence GTGCTGCCACGCTATTCGCACCCAAAAAGTCCCCATCACTTCACCCTGCCTCAACTCGCTGCGTGTGTATTGTTGATGTTCTATCTGGACCTGAGCTACAGGGACATGGAAGAGTGGTTGCTGGCAAGTGACCGGGTGTGTCAGGAGTTGGGGCTGTCGCGCATTCCTGACCACACCACCTTGCAGCGCACCTTTCAGAAGCTGCGCAGGTTGGATTTTGAGAAGATGAAGAACCAGCTTCTGGAAGAAATTGGAGTGGATGAAGAGGGGATCGCGTGTGACAGCACGGGCTTTTCGCCGGGACAAGCTAGCCTGTACTACCAAACCCGCAGGGGACGCCTGTACCGGCATTGGGCGAAAGGGGTGTATGCGGTGGGCATCGCTTCGCAGTTCATCCTGTCCTGGCGTTCGGGTTGGGGACCGGGGAGCGATGTGGCATATTTGTCTGGCTTGCGGCGAGACGCCCGTCGCTACGGACATTACCAAGGCAAGCGTAAAGGGTGGGTTCTGTTGGCTGACGCGGGCTTTGACGGTCAAACTGTTGGAGACGACGAGCTGATCCCGCCGGTGCGACGGGGCGGTAGTCTGTTGAACCCTGAACGCAGAGGGCGAGCCGAGCGGGTTTCTCAGGCGCGCTTGGATGGTCTGTTTGGACAGCGTTGGAAGGCCGAAACGGTGAACTCGGTGATCAAACGCAAGTTCGGTGACACCATTCGCTCTCGGAAGCGCAGCCTGCAACGGCGAGAGCCGATTGTCAAAGGGTTGGTCTACAATATCCATCTCTAA